A single genomic interval of Polaribacter vadi harbors:
- a CDS encoding sodium:solute symporter, with translation MESVLERWDWVVLGIYFLALIAVAVWVVLQKNKNTEDYFLAGRNVGWFVIGASIFASNIGSEHVVGLAGTGFATGTPMAHYELHAWIVLLLGWLFLPFYMRSGAFTMPEFLEKRFDAKSRWFLSVFSLAAYVLTKVSVTIYAGGIVVSELLGIPFWYGAIGIVIFTGIYTVIGGMKAVIYTETLQTVILIAGSLIITYLGLQEVGGWDQLQETVRNVSPDHFNMWRPMNDPDFPWTGLLFGGTIVGIWYWCTDQYIVQRTLAANNIKIGRRGAIFGAYLKLLPILIFLIPGIIAFALSIQNPEVFGVEKADRAFPMLVKTLLPVGLKGLVAGGLMAALMSSLASVFNSCSTIFTIDIYKKLKPHKSEKELLTIGKIATGIIVVLGIIWIPIMEKIGGGVMYQYLQNVQSYIAPPVTAVFLLGIIWKRVNSKAAITTLLAGLALLIIRLGSEIYYQRELLSGQDISGLLYAFAKINFAHMAIFMFIFSVILCITVSLATAEPNYEKIKGLSFGTLTAEHKKENKNSFSKIDVVLSILLIIIVFSILIYFRK, from the coding sequence ATGGAATCAGTATTAGAACGTTGGGATTGGGTTGTTCTCGGAATTTATTTTTTAGCTTTAATAGCTGTAGCTGTTTGGGTTGTATTACAAAAAAATAAAAATACTGAAGACTATTTTCTTGCAGGACGTAATGTTGGATGGTTTGTAATTGGAGCTTCAATTTTTGCTTCAAATATAGGTTCAGAACATGTTGTTGGTTTAGCAGGAACAGGGTTTGCAACAGGAACTCCAATGGCGCATTATGAATTACACGCATGGATTGTACTGCTTTTAGGTTGGTTATTTCTCCCTTTTTATATGAGAAGTGGTGCATTTACGATGCCTGAATTTCTTGAAAAACGTTTTGATGCAAAATCAAGATGGTTTTTATCAGTTTTTTCATTAGCTGCATACGTACTTACTAAAGTATCTGTAACTATTTATGCTGGTGGAATTGTGGTATCTGAATTACTCGGTATTCCATTTTGGTATGGAGCAATAGGTATTGTTATTTTTACGGGCATTTATACTGTTATTGGTGGAATGAAAGCCGTAATTTATACCGAAACTTTACAAACAGTTATTCTAATTGCAGGTTCATTAATTATCACCTATTTAGGTTTACAAGAAGTTGGTGGTTGGGACCAATTACAAGAAACGGTTAGAAATGTAAGTCCAGATCATTTTAACATGTGGAGGCCAATGAATGATCCAGATTTTCCTTGGACAGGGTTACTATTTGGAGGAACCATTGTTGGTATTTGGTATTGGTGTACAGACCAATATATTGTACAAAGAACATTAGCTGCAAACAACATTAAAATAGGTAGAAGAGGTGCTATTTTTGGAGCCTATTTAAAATTACTACCCATTTTAATTTTCTTGATTCCTGGTATTATTGCCTTTGCTTTAAGCATTCAAAATCCAGAAGTTTTTGGAGTTGAAAAAGCAGATAGAGCTTTTCCTATGTTAGTTAAAACGTTATTACCTGTTGGTTTAAAAGGATTAGTTGCTGGTGGATTAATGGCTGCTTTAATGAGCTCATTAGCATCTGTATTTAATTCATGTTCAACAATTTTTACAATTGATATTTACAAGAAATTAAAACCTCATAAATCTGAAAAAGAACTCTTAACAATTGGTAAAATTGCTACAGGAATTATAGTTGTTTTAGGTATTATTTGGATTCCAATTATGGAGAAAATTGGTGGTGGTGTTATGTATCAATATTTACAAAATGTGCAATCTTATATTGCACCACCAGTTACAGCAGTTTTCTTATTAGGTATTATTTGGAAACGTGTAAACTCTAAAGCAGCAATAACAACTTTATTGGCAGGTTTAGCTTTATTAATAATACGTTTAGGATCCGAAATTTACTATCAACGAGAACTTTTATCAGGTCAAGATATTTCTGGATTGTTATATGCTTTTGCTAAAATAAACTTTGCACACATGGCAATATTTATGTTTATTTTTTCAGTAATACTTTGTATTACTGTTAGTTTAGCTACAGCAGAACCTAATTACGAAAAAATTAAAGGATTATCATTTGGTACATTAACTGCCGAACACAAAAAAGAAAATAAAAACAGTTTTAGTAAAATTGATGTTGTACTGTCTATTTTACTTATAATTATTGTTTTTTCAATATTAATATATTTTAGAAAATAA
- the xylA gene encoding xylose isomerase, with protein MALIGNKEYFKGIGEIKFEGKESDNPLAFKYYNPEQVVAGKKMKDWFKFSIAYWHTFCGQGSDPFGPGTQNFAWDQHSDALEAAKAKADAAFEFTTKMGFGYYCFHDFDLIREGATFAESESRIAAITEVLKEKQAASGVKLLWGTANCFSNPRYMNGASTNPDFNVLARAGGQIKVALDATIALGGENYVFWGGREGYMSLLNTDMNRELDHMGKFLTSARDYARAQGFKGNFFIEPKPMEPMKHQYDFDSATAIGFLNKYGLQDDFKINIEVNHATLAQHTFQHEIEVAAGAGMLGSLDANRGDYQNGWDTDQFPNNIQETTEAMLVFMKAGGLQGGGVNFDAKIRRNSTDMEDVFLAHIGGADTFARALLTADAIISNSQYDALRKKRYASFDSGKGKDFENGKLDFKDLYEIAKNNGELELQSGKQELFENIINQYI; from the coding sequence ATGGCTTTAATAGGAAACAAAGAATATTTTAAAGGAATAGGCGAAATTAAATTCGAAGGAAAAGAATCAGACAATCCTTTAGCATTTAAATATTACAACCCAGAACAAGTTGTAGCAGGTAAAAAAATGAAAGATTGGTTTAAATTTTCAATCGCATATTGGCATACATTCTGTGGTCAAGGTTCTGATCCTTTTGGACCTGGAACACAAAACTTTGCTTGGGATCAACATTCGGATGCATTAGAAGCTGCAAAAGCAAAAGCAGATGCTGCTTTTGAATTTACAACTAAAATGGGATTTGGATACTACTGTTTTCATGATTTTGATTTAATTAGAGAAGGAGCAACTTTCGCTGAATCTGAAAGTAGAATTGCTGCAATTACTGAAGTATTAAAAGAAAAACAAGCTGCTTCTGGAGTAAAATTACTTTGGGGAACTGCAAACTGTTTCTCTAATCCAAGATACATGAATGGGGCTTCTACGAATCCTGATTTCAACGTATTAGCAAGAGCTGGTGGTCAAATTAAAGTTGCTTTAGATGCAACAATCGCTTTAGGTGGTGAGAACTACGTATTCTGGGGTGGTCGTGAAGGTTACATGTCTTTATTAAATACAGATATGAATCGTGAATTGGATCATATGGGTAAATTCTTAACTTCTGCTAGAGATTATGCAAGAGCTCAAGGATTTAAAGGAAACTTCTTTATTGAACCTAAGCCAATGGAGCCAATGAAACATCAATATGATTTTGATTCCGCAACTGCAATTGGTTTCTTAAACAAATATGGTTTACAAGACGATTTCAAAATCAATATTGAAGTGAATCACGCAACTTTAGCACAACATACTTTTCAACACGAAATCGAAGTTGCTGCTGGTGCAGGAATGCTTGGTAGTTTAGATGCAAATCGTGGAGATTATCAAAATGGATGGGATACAGATCAATTCCCTAACAACATTCAAGAAACTACTGAAGCTATGTTGGTTTTTATGAAAGCAGGTGGTTTACAAGGTGGTGGTGTTAATTTTGATGCAAAAATCAGAAGAAACTCTACAGATATGGAAGATGTATTCTTAGCACATATTGGTGGTGCAGATACATTTGCAAGAGCATTATTAACAGCAGATGCAATTATTTCTAATTCTCAATATGATGCATTAAGAAAAAAAAGATATGCTTCTTTTGATAGTGGAAAAGGAAAGGATTTTGAAAATGGAAAATTAGACTTCAAAGATTTATATGAAATCGCTAAAAATAATGGAGAATTAGAATTACAAAGTGGTAAACAAGAATTGTTTGAAAACATTATCAATCAATACATATAA
- a CDS encoding xylulokinase, with product MEYYIGYDLGSSSVKAALIDSKTGKSVGVTNYPEKEMTILSVETGWAEQEPEVWWKNIGKVTQKLLAQTGISSDKIKGIGISYQMHGLVVVDKEAKVLRPSIIWCDSRAVQIGNDAFNGVGADKCVSNLLNSPGNFTLSKLKWVKENEPHLYEKIDKLLLPGDYIALKLTGEATTTISGLSEGIMWDFKQNKPADWLFNYMGISTDLIPTIVPTFSDQGKVTKSAAAEIGLPEGIPVLYRAGDQPNNALSLNVLHPGEIAATGGTSGVVYAVTDKTASKESIRINNFAHVNYTKEAPRIGKLLNINGAGIQYSWMKNHIAPTDSYSDMNDLASQVPVGSDGLRIIPFGNGAERMLHNSNNGSSIFNLNFNKHQNQHLFRAALEGIAFAFVYGIDILKNDGVRLSGMRAGNDNLFRSEIFSKTIATLIETEINIIDTTGAIGAARAAGVAAGDFATLEEAFSDNEQVLTYHPLNDRQIYVDAYNLWKNDLENKYNN from the coding sequence ATGGAATATTATATTGGATATGATTTAGGTAGTTCATCTGTTAAAGCAGCTTTAATAGACTCAAAAACAGGAAAATCTGTTGGAGTTACAAATTACCCTGAAAAAGAAATGACAATCTTGTCTGTAGAAACTGGTTGGGCTGAACAAGAACCAGAAGTTTGGTGGAAAAATATTGGAAAAGTAACGCAAAAATTACTAGCACAAACAGGTATTTCATCAGATAAAATAAAAGGCATAGGTATTTCTTATCAAATGCATGGGTTAGTTGTCGTTGATAAAGAAGCAAAAGTTTTAAGACCATCCATAATTTGGTGCGATAGTAGAGCTGTGCAAATTGGTAATGATGCTTTTAATGGTGTTGGTGCAGATAAATGTGTTTCTAATCTTTTAAATTCACCTGGAAATTTCACTTTATCAAAATTAAAATGGGTAAAAGAAAATGAACCTCATCTTTACGAAAAAATAGATAAATTACTTTTACCTGGAGATTACATCGCTTTAAAATTAACTGGAGAAGCAACCACAACAATTTCAGGTTTATCTGAGGGTATTATGTGGGATTTTAAACAAAATAAACCCGCAGATTGGTTGTTTAATTATATGGGAATTAGCACAGATTTAATTCCAACTATAGTTCCAACTTTTTCAGACCAAGGAAAAGTTACAAAATCTGCTGCTGCAGAAATAGGTTTACCAGAAGGAATACCTGTATTATACAGAGCAGGAGATCAACCTAACAACGCACTTTCTTTAAATGTTTTACATCCAGGAGAAATTGCTGCAACAGGTGGTACAAGTGGTGTTGTGTATGCAGTTACTGATAAAACAGCTTCAAAAGAAAGTATAAGAATTAACAATTTTGCACATGTAAATTACACAAAAGAAGCTCCAAGAATTGGAAAGCTTTTAAATATAAATGGAGCAGGAATTCAATATAGTTGGATGAAAAACCATATTGCACCCACAGATTCTTATAGTGATATGAATGATTTGGCTTCTCAAGTTCCTGTGGGTTCTGATGGATTGCGAATTATACCTTTTGGAAATGGTGCAGAACGTATGTTACATAATTCAAATAACGGATCTAGCATCTTCAATTTAAATTTTAACAAACATCAAAATCAGCATTTATTTAGAGCAGCTTTAGAAGGTATTGCATTTGCATTTGTGTATGGTATTGATATTTTAAAAAATGATGGTGTTAGGTTATCAGGCATGCGTGCTGGAAATGATAATTTGTTTCGTTCAGAAATTTTTTCAAAAACAATTGCAACCTTAATTGAAACTGAAATAAATATTATTGATACAACTGGCGCAATTGGTGCTGCACGTGCAGCAGGAGTTGCTGCTGGAGATTTTGCAACATTAGAAGAAGCTTTTTCAGATAATGAACAAGTGCTTACCTATCATCCATTAAATGATAGACAAATATATGTTGATGCATATAACTTATGGAAAAATGATTTAGAAAATAAATACAATAATTAA
- a CDS encoding glycoside hydrolase family 43 protein has protein sequence MKTQKLLSILLIIIVCFFSSCKNKTVENQFDNKEYAAFDWFNYKGKDQVFNTIKKADSEYLNPILAGFYPDPSICKAGDDYYLITSSFTYFPGLPIFKSSDLVNWKQVGHVITRKEQGNFSKMPVSRGLYAPTIRYNNGTFYVICTNVEQGGNFIVTTKDPEGEWSNPVWLPEIDGIDPDIFFDNDGKTYITHNGPPPNNEIKHNGHRAIYIWEYDLETQKIISDQKLLVDGGTDMAKKPVWIEAPHIIKKDDYYYLICAEGGTAYEHSEVVFRSKNVLGPYVSYENNPILTQRHLSKDRKNQISTTGHADFVETQNGDWWAVYLGCRPYEIDYYNTGRETFMLPVTWKDGWPTFEKGNEAHPFSHQKPNLPETKEIIPPTTGNFESNDDFSSEKLDFKWVFLRNPKDSIYVLQNSNLYLKPSEENIKQISSSSFILRRQQHLEFEASTKLNFSLTNSSQTSGLVAFQNENHYIFIGKRLNNDDKIEVFVERNALKQNEGKPEIIASQVIKSETEDLFLKIEGKTRYYDFYYKLSENDDWILLAKDVDAINLSTEEAKGFVGTMLGMYASNNHFKLSE, from the coding sequence ATGAAAACACAAAAACTTCTATCTATTTTATTGATAATTATAGTATGTTTTTTTAGCTCTTGTAAAAACAAAACAGTTGAAAATCAATTTGACAATAAAGAATATGCTGCCTTTGATTGGTTTAATTACAAAGGAAAAGACCAAGTTTTTAACACAATAAAAAAAGCAGATAGCGAATATTTAAACCCAATACTTGCTGGTTTTTATCCAGATCCAAGTATTTGTAAAGCTGGTGATGATTATTATTTAATAACATCATCTTTTACATATTTTCCAGGTTTACCAATTTTTAAAAGTTCCGATTTAGTAAACTGGAAACAAGTTGGGCATGTTATTACAAGAAAAGAACAAGGTAATTTTTCTAAAATGCCTGTTTCTAGAGGTTTATATGCCCCAACAATTCGTTATAACAATGGTACATTCTATGTAATTTGTACAAATGTAGAACAAGGAGGTAATTTTATTGTTACCACTAAAGATCCTGAAGGAGAATGGTCTAATCCTGTTTGGTTGCCAGAAATAGATGGTATAGATCCAGATATCTTTTTTGATAATGATGGCAAAACGTACATTACACACAATGGTCCTCCACCAAATAACGAAATAAAACATAATGGTCATAGAGCTATTTATATTTGGGAGTATGATTTGGAAACCCAAAAAATAATTTCTGATCAAAAGTTATTAGTAGATGGTGGAACTGATATGGCTAAAAAACCAGTTTGGATAGAAGCACCACATATCATTAAAAAAGATGATTATTACTACTTAATTTGTGCAGAAGGAGGAACAGCTTACGAACATTCTGAAGTAGTTTTTAGAAGTAAAAATGTACTTGGGCCTTATGTTAGTTATGAAAATAATCCGATTTTAACACAACGTCATTTATCAAAAGATAGAAAAAATCAAATATCAACAACTGGTCATGCAGATTTTGTAGAAACTCAAAATGGAGATTGGTGGGCGGTTTATTTAGGTTGCAGACCTTACGAAATTGATTATTACAATACTGGACGTGAAACTTTTATGCTTCCTGTAACTTGGAAAGATGGTTGGCCAACTTTTGAAAAAGGAAATGAAGCACATCCTTTTTCACATCAAAAACCTAATTTACCAGAAACTAAAGAAATAATTCCTCCAACAACGGGTAATTTTGAATCGAATGATGATTTTTCTTCGGAAAAACTAGACTTTAAATGGGTGTTTTTAAGAAATCCTAAGGATAGTATTTATGTTTTACAAAACAGTAATTTATACTTAAAACCATCAGAAGAAAATATAAAACAAATTAGTAGCTCATCATTTATTTTAAGACGTCAACAACATCTTGAATTTGAAGCTTCAACTAAATTAAATTTCTCATTAACTAATTCATCTCAAACTTCAGGTTTAGTGGCTTTTCAAAATGAAAACCATTATATTTTTATTGGAAAGAGATTAAATAATGATGATAAAATAGAAGTTTTTGTAGAAAGAAATGCCTTAAAACAAAATGAAGGAAAACCAGAAATAATAGCATCTCAAGTAATAAAATCAGAAACGGAAGATTTATTTTTAAAAATAGAAGGTAAAACTAGGTATTATGATTTTTACTATAAACTATCTGAAAATGATGATTGGATTTTATTAGCAAAAGATGTTGATGCAATTAATTTAAGCACAGAAGAAGCAAAAGGTTTTGTAGGAACAATGCTTGGAATGTATGCTTCAAATAATCATTTTAAATTAAGTGAATAA
- a CDS encoding glycoside hydrolase family 43 protein, translating into MPEESIEHIDFEKLTETAISQPLVKHIYTADPSAHYFNGKIYIYPSHDIDAGEAFDDLGSHFAMEDYHVISMDSIDSEAIVHGLALHVNDVAWAKQQMWAPDAQEKDGKYYLFFPAKDYDDVFKIGVAISDSPTGPFKAQPEAIKESFSIDPAVFKDDDGSYYMYFGGLWGGQLQRWRNGTFNAEHPESPTAFLPKDNEPALLPYVAKMTDDLLEFDEKPKEIEILDENGNLLLAGDNDRRFFEAAWLHKYNGKYYFSYSTGDTHFICYAVGDSPYGPFTYGGRILNPVVGWTSHHSVCEVEGKWYLFYHDSSLSKGITHLRSVKVAEITHNKDGSIQALNPYKI; encoded by the coding sequence ATGCCAGAAGAAAGTATTGAACATATTGATTTTGAGAAACTAACAGAAACAGCGATTTCTCAACCTTTAGTAAAACATATTTACACAGCAGATCCTTCTGCACATTATTTTAATGGTAAAATTTATATTTACCCATCACATGATATTGATGCTGGAGAAGCTTTTGATGACTTAGGAAGTCATTTTGCTATGGAAGATTACCATGTAATTTCTATGGATAGTATTGATAGCGAAGCAATAGTACATGGTTTAGCTTTGCATGTAAATGATGTAGCTTGGGCAAAACAACAAATGTGGGCACCAGATGCACAAGAAAAAGATGGTAAATACTACTTATTTTTTCCTGCAAAAGATTATGATGATGTTTTTAAAATTGGAGTTGCTATTAGTGATTCCCCAACAGGACCTTTTAAAGCTCAACCAGAAGCAATAAAAGAAAGTTTTTCAATTGATCCTGCCGTTTTTAAAGACGATGATGGTAGTTATTATATGTATTTTGGAGGTCTTTGGGGAGGACAATTACAACGTTGGAGAAATGGAACTTTTAATGCAGAACATCCAGAAAGTCCTACAGCATTTCTTCCAAAAGACAATGAACCTGCTTTGTTACCATATGTTGCTAAAATGACAGATGATTTACTAGAGTTTGATGAAAAACCAAAAGAAATTGAAATTTTAGATGAAAACGGAAATTTACTATTAGCTGGAGATAATGATAGACGCTTTTTTGAAGCAGCTTGGTTACACAAATATAATGGCAAATATTATTTTTCATATTCAACAGGAGATACACATTTTATTTGTTATGCAGTTGGTGATAGTCCTTATGGTCCTTTTACTTATGGTGGACGTATTTTAAATCCAGTTGTAGGTTGGACCTCTCATCACTCAGTTTGTGAGGTTGAAGGAAAATGGTATTTATTTTATCATGATTCTAGTTTATCTAAAGGAATAACACATTTAAGATCAGTAAAAGTTGCAGAAATTACTCACAATAAAGATGGAAGCATCCAAGCTTTAAATCCTTATAAAATTTAA
- a CDS encoding MFS transporter, which produces MSIETQKLSVKEKIGYSLGDLAANLVFQTLITYLAYFYTDIYGLDTGHASAIMFTVGLIAAFGFNPVIGALADRTVSKWGKFRPWILFTSVPLGIVALLAFSTPDFSYKGKVIYAVATYTLLLMLYAANNLPYSALSGVITGDMKERNSMSAYRFVAVMFAQFFVQVFMLPIIESAGGGDKAIGIEIVMTWLAIIGTIMLIITFLTTKERVIPTAEQKSSLKEDLGDLTKNKPWVIMLVLTTLVFVTLAMKGGSYVYYFKNYVDADELTSFISPILDFFNSIGANFFGEDPVSAGFGLFNAGGIIFMIVGIGLSKKLADKYGKRDIFRFFLFISTLFIISFYFFSPESVELMFLSQILHGFFYGITIPILWAMIADVADFSEWRTNRRATAIIFSAMMIGLKLGLTIGGSLVAWILGLYNYHPQSETQVESAIHGTKMLVSIYPAIPFLLGCVLLFFYEINKKMENQIEADLKLRRM; this is translated from the coding sequence ATGAGTATTGAAACACAAAAATTATCTGTAAAAGAAAAAATTGGATACAGTTTAGGAGATCTTGCTGCTAATCTAGTTTTTCAAACATTAATTACCTATTTAGCCTATTTTTACACAGATATTTATGGTCTAGATACAGGACATGCCTCTGCAATAATGTTTACTGTTGGTTTAATTGCTGCATTTGGTTTTAACCCAGTTATTGGTGCTCTTGCAGATAGAACTGTATCAAAATGGGGTAAATTCAGACCTTGGATTCTATTTACTTCTGTTCCTCTTGGTATTGTTGCATTACTTGCCTTTAGTACACCAGATTTTTCTTATAAAGGAAAAGTAATATATGCTGTAGCTACTTATACATTATTATTAATGTTATATGCAGCCAACAATTTACCTTACTCTGCTTTAAGTGGCGTAATTACAGGTGATATGAAAGAACGAAATAGCATGTCTGCATATCGTTTTGTAGCGGTTATGTTTGCGCAATTTTTTGTACAAGTTTTTATGTTACCTATTATAGAATCTGCTGGTGGTGGAGATAAAGCAATTGGTATAGAAATAGTAATGACTTGGTTAGCAATTATTGGTACAATTATGCTGATTATTACATTTTTAACTACAAAAGAGCGTGTTATTCCAACAGCTGAACAAAAATCTAGTTTAAAAGAAGATTTAGGCGATTTAACAAAAAATAAACCTTGGGTTATAATGCTGGTATTAACAACATTGGTGTTTGTAACATTAGCTATGAAAGGTGGTTCTTATGTGTATTATTTTAAGAATTATGTAGATGCTGATGAGCTAACTTCTTTTATTAGTCCTATTCTGGATTTCTTCAATAGTATTGGTGCAAATTTCTTTGGTGAAGATCCTGTTTCTGCCGGTTTTGGATTGTTTAATGCAGGGGGTATTATTTTTATGATTGTTGGTATTGGTTTATCAAAAAAATTAGCAGACAAATATGGTAAAAGAGATATTTTCAGATTCTTTTTATTCATATCAACATTATTTATTATTTCATTTTATTTCTTTTCACCAGAATCTGTAGAATTAATGTTTTTATCACAAATTTTACACGGTTTCTTTTATGGTATTACAATACCAATTTTATGGGCAATGATTGCAGATGTTGCAGATTTCTCTGAGTGGAGAACTAATCGTAGAGCAACAGCAATTATTTTTTCTGCAATGATGATAGGTTTAAAATTAGGACTTACAATTGGTGGCTCTCTTGTTGCTTGGATTTTAGGGCTATACAATTACCACCCACAATCAGAAACACAAGTAGAAAGTGCAATTCATGGAACAAAAATGTTAGTAAGTATATATCCTGCAATTCCATTTTTATTAGGTTGTGTTTTATTGTTTTTCTATGAAATCAATAAAAAAATGGAGAATCAAATTGAAGCAGATTTGAAGCTAAGAAGAATGTAA